The following DNA comes from Pseudoalteromonas rubra.
GCTACAGTCTTTACCACGCGATTCTAGCCCTTCACGTCAACGTAATCGTTGTAACATCACGGGCCGCCCACATGGTTACCTTCGCAAGTTCGGCATGAGCCGTATCAAAGTTCGCGAAGCTGCTATGCGCGGTGAAATTCCTGGCCTTAAAAAGGCTAGTTGGTAATAGAATCACGGGAGTAAGACATGAGCTTGCAAGATCCAATTGCGGATTTGTTTACACGCATCCGTAACGGTCAGACTGCGAAGAAGGTATCTGTAACTATGCCAACTTCAAAGCTGAAAGTAGCTATTGCTAAGGTACTAAAAGACGAAGGTTACATCGGTGACTTCGCAGTATCTGGTGACGTTAAAGCAGAATTGACTATCGAACTTAAGTACTTCGAAGGCAAAGCTGTTATCGAAAACATCCAGCGTGTTAGCCGCCCTGGTCTACGTATCTATAAGAGACGTGACGAATTACCAAAGGTAATGGGTGGTCTAGGTATCGCTATCGTATCAACTTCTAAAGGCCTGATGACAGACCGCGCTGCGCGTAACGCTGGTGTTGGTGGTGAAATCATTGGCTTTGTAGCTTAATCGGAGGGGAACTATGTCTCGTATAGCGAAGGCTCCTATTACTGTTCCTGCCGGTGTTGAAGTTACAGTTAACGGCCAGGACATCAAAGTTAAAGGCAAAAACGGTGAATTAACGCGCACTATCAATGCAGCGGTTGAAGTTTCACTTAACGACAACGTTATCACTACAACTCCACGTGAAGTTGCTAACGCTTGGGCTCAAGCGGGTACTGCACGTGCGTTGATCAATAACATGATCATCGGTGCTAACGAAGGTTTTGAGAAGAAACTACAACTAGTAGGTGTTGGTTACCGTGCAGCAGTTAAGGGTAAAGTATTAGACTTGACTCTTGGCTTCTCTCACCCAGTGAACTTCGAGATCCCAGCGGGTATCACTATCGAAGCTCCAAGCCAAACTGAAATTGTTGTTAAGGGCGCAGACAAGCAGCTGGTTGGTCAAACTGCTGCGAACATTCGTTCATACCGTGAGCCAGAGCCTTATAAAGGTAAAGGTGTACGTTATGCTGACGAATACGTGCGTCGTAAAGAGGCTAAGAAGAAGTAAGGTAAGACGATGGATAAGAAAACAGCTCGTCTACGTCGTGCTAAGCGCACTCGTAGAAATATTATCGAACAGGGCACAACTCGCCTTGTTATCCACCGCACGCCACGTCACATTTACGCTCAAGTGATCAACACTGAGGGTAGTGTACTGGCTGCTGCTTCTACTGTTGAAAAAGCAATTGCTGAAACAGTTAAAGGCACAGGCAACATCGAAGCGGCTCAAGCAGTTGGTAAAGCAATCGCTGAGCGCGTAGCTGACAAAGGCGTTGAAAAAATCGCTTTTGATCGCAGTGGCTTTAAATATCACGGCCGTGTGAAGGCGCTTGCTGATGCAGCGCGTGAAGCCGGTCTGCAATTCTAGGAGTAGACAATGGCTAACGTAGAAGCAAAAGCACAACAGCCTGAATTGGCTGAAAAGCTAATCGCGGTAAACCGTGTGTCTAAAGTAGTTAAAGGTGGTCGTATCTTTAGCTTCACAGCACTGACTGTAGTTGGTGACGGCGCAGGTAAAGTAGGTTTCGGTTACGGTAAAGCACGTGAAGTTCCAGCTGCTATTCAAAAAGCAATGGAAAAAGCACGTCGTAACATGATCTCAGTAGACCTTAACGGTCATACTTTGCAGCACCCTATCAAGGGTCGCCATGCTGGTTCTAAAGTATACATGCAGCCTGCATCAGAAGGTACAGGTATCATCGCCGGTGGTGCGATGCGTGCAGTACTAGAAGTTGCTGGTGTACAGAACGTACTTTCAAAAGCATACGGTTCTACTAACCCGATCAACATCGTTCGTGCAACAGTTTCAGCTCTAGAGAACATGAATTCTCCAGAGGGTATTGCTGCTAAACGTGGTCTTAGCGTTGACGAAATTTTGGGGTAAGACACCATGGCAAACACAGTAAAAGTAACTCAAGTACGTAGCTCAATCGGTCGTTTACCGAAGCATAAAGCTACATTACGTGGCCTTGGTTTACGTCGTATCAACCACACTGTTGAGCTAGAAGATACGCCAGCAGTTCGCGGTATGATCAACCAAGTTTCTTACATGGTTAAGGTAGAGGGTTAATTCGATGCATTTGAATACACTTTCACCTGCTGCTGGTGCAAAGACAGCTGGTAAGCGTGTTGGCCGTGGTATCGGTTCTGGTCTTGGTAAGACTGGTGGTCGTGGTCACAAAGGTCAAAAATCACGCTCAGGCGGTAAAGTACGCGTTGGTTTCGAAGGCGGTCAAATGCCTATGCAACGTCGTCTGCCTAAGTTCGGTTTCACTTCTCGCAAATCTCTAGTATCTGCTGAAGTAAACCTGTACGAAATCGCTAAAGTTGAAGGCGATACGGTAGACGTAAGCGCGTTACAAGCAGCTGGTATTGTTAAAAAGAACATCCAGTTCGTAAAAGTTGTTAAATCTGGCGAAGTTTCACGCGCAGTTACCGTTAAAGGCATTAAAGTGTCTAAAGGTGCTCGCGAAGCTATCGAAGCTGCCGGAGGCAAGGTAGAAGACTAAGGAAGTACACTATGGCTAAACCAGGTCAAGATATGCAAAGCGCACAGAGTGGGCTAGCGGAACTGAAGCGCCGACTACTGTTTGTATTGGGTGCTATCATTATTTACCGTTTAGGTTCGTTCGTGCCGATCCCTGGGATTGATGCCGCCGTACTTGCCGAATTCTTCGAGCAACAAAAGGGCACCATTGTTGAAATGTTCAACATGTTCAGCGGTGGTGCGCTTGAGCGTGCCTCGGTACTCGCGCTGGGTATTATGCCCTATATCTCAGCTTCAATTATTATGCAGCTATTAACGCACATACATCCTGCGATGATAGAGCTTAAGAAAGAAGGTGAGCAAGGTCGTAAGAAGATCAGTCAGTACACGCGTTATGGTACGCTTGTGCTTGCTACATTCCAGTCTATCGGTATTGCTACTAACCTTCCTAATATGATGGATGGGTTGGTCGTAAATCCTGGTTTCGGTTTCTACTTCACCGCTGTGGTGAGTTTAGTAACCGGTACTATGTTCCTGATGTGGCTGGGCGAACAAATCACAGAGCGTGGTATTGGTAACGGTATCTCTGTTCTGATATTTGTTGGTATTGTAGCTAACCTGCCGTCTGCAATCGGTTCGACAGCAGAAATGGCGCGTCAAGGTGATCTGAACGTATTAGCTTTGGTTGTAATTTCGGTAATCGTATTCGCCGTTACTTATTTGGTAGTGTTCTTTGAGCGTGGTCAACGTCGTATCGTTGTTAACTACGCAAAACGTCAGCAAGGTCGTCAGGTCTTCGCAGCGCAGAGCACGCATTTACCATTGAAAGTTAACATGGCGGGTGTTATTCCACCAATCTTTGCTAGCAGCATCATTTTGTTCCCTGGTACAATTGCAAGCTGGTTCGGTCAAGGTGAAGGTCCAGTTGCTGACTTCTTACAAGCTGTCTCTGCAGTGTTGACTCCTGGTCAACCTCTGTACGCGATGGTACTTGCAGCAGCGATTATCTTCTTCTGCTTCTTCTACACTGCGTTGGTATTTAACCCGCGTGAGACAGCAGACAACCTGAAGAAATCTGGCGCATTTATTCCAGGCATTCGCCCAGGTGAGCAGACATCTAAATACATTGATAAAGTAATGACACGCCTGACTTTGGCCGGTGCGTTGTATATTACCTTTATCTGTCTGGTGC
Coding sequences within:
- the rpsN gene encoding 30S ribosomal protein S14: MAKNSMKARDVKRAKLVAQYAEKRAALKAIISDVNASDDERWDAVLKLQSLPRDSSPSRQRNRCNITGRPHGYLRKFGMSRIKVREAAMRGEIPGLKKASW
- the rpsE gene encoding 30S ribosomal protein S5 — encoded protein: MANVEAKAQQPELAEKLIAVNRVSKVVKGGRIFSFTALTVVGDGAGKVGFGYGKAREVPAAIQKAMEKARRNMISVDLNGHTLQHPIKGRHAGSKVYMQPASEGTGIIAGGAMRAVLEVAGVQNVLSKAYGSTNPINIVRATVSALENMNSPEGIAAKRGLSVDEILG
- the rplR gene encoding 50S ribosomal protein L18; this translates as MDKKTARLRRAKRTRRNIIEQGTTRLVIHRTPRHIYAQVINTEGSVLAAASTVEKAIAETVKGTGNIEAAQAVGKAIAERVADKGVEKIAFDRSGFKYHGRVKALADAAREAGLQF
- the rplO gene encoding 50S ribosomal protein L15, producing MHLNTLSPAAGAKTAGKRVGRGIGSGLGKTGGRGHKGQKSRSGGKVRVGFEGGQMPMQRRLPKFGFTSRKSLVSAEVNLYEIAKVEGDTVDVSALQAAGIVKKNIQFVKVVKSGEVSRAVTVKGIKVSKGAREAIEAAGGKVED
- the secY gene encoding preprotein translocase subunit SecY, whose translation is MAKPGQDMQSAQSGLAELKRRLLFVLGAIIIYRLGSFVPIPGIDAAVLAEFFEQQKGTIVEMFNMFSGGALERASVLALGIMPYISASIIMQLLTHIHPAMIELKKEGEQGRKKISQYTRYGTLVLATFQSIGIATNLPNMMDGLVVNPGFGFYFTAVVSLVTGTMFLMWLGEQITERGIGNGISVLIFVGIVANLPSAIGSTAEMARQGDLNVLALVVISVIVFAVTYLVVFFERGQRRIVVNYAKRQQGRQVFAAQSTHLPLKVNMAGVIPPIFASSIILFPGTIASWFGQGEGPVADFLQAVSAVLTPGQPLYAMVLAAAIIFFCFFYTALVFNPRETADNLKKSGAFIPGIRPGEQTSKYIDKVMTRLTLAGALYITFICLVPEFMTMAWQTPFYFGGTSILIIVVVIMDFMAQVQTHLMSHQYDSVLKKANLKGYGR
- the rpsH gene encoding 30S ribosomal protein S8 — its product is MSLQDPIADLFTRIRNGQTAKKVSVTMPTSKLKVAIAKVLKDEGYIGDFAVSGDVKAELTIELKYFEGKAVIENIQRVSRPGLRIYKRRDELPKVMGGLGIAIVSTSKGLMTDRAARNAGVGGEIIGFVA
- the rpmD gene encoding 50S ribosomal protein L30, producing the protein MANTVKVTQVRSSIGRLPKHKATLRGLGLRRINHTVELEDTPAVRGMINQVSYMVKVEG
- the rplF gene encoding 50S ribosomal protein L6: MSRIAKAPITVPAGVEVTVNGQDIKVKGKNGELTRTINAAVEVSLNDNVITTTPREVANAWAQAGTARALINNMIIGANEGFEKKLQLVGVGYRAAVKGKVLDLTLGFSHPVNFEIPAGITIEAPSQTEIVVKGADKQLVGQTAANIRSYREPEPYKGKGVRYADEYVRRKEAKKK